A genome region from Psychrobacter jeotgali includes the following:
- a CDS encoding riboflavin synthase, with translation MFTGIIESVGKVKSMQPVGGDIRLVIESDDLDFSDVKLGDSIASNGICLTVVDMGDNYYAVDVSRETIARTALESLKPGHIVNLEKAMLPTTRFGGHIVAGHVDGVGVVSKLQQDARSIYIEIEIPKELAHYTATKGSITLDGISLTTNLVRDNIVSLNIIPHTAKVTNIAQHWLVGDKVNVEVDIVARYLERLLTKTSNTTMNSSSPSSAITESFLAENGFMK, from the coding sequence ATGTTTACTGGAATTATTGAAAGCGTAGGTAAAGTTAAATCGATGCAGCCTGTCGGCGGTGATATTCGCTTAGTTATTGAGTCTGATGATTTAGACTTCAGTGATGTCAAACTAGGAGATTCTATTGCATCAAATGGTATTTGTTTGACGGTAGTAGATATGGGCGATAACTATTATGCAGTCGATGTTTCACGTGAAACTATTGCTCGTACCGCATTAGAGAGTTTGAAACCGGGTCATATCGTAAATTTAGAAAAAGCCATGCTGCCAACCACTCGTTTTGGTGGGCACATCGTTGCCGGTCACGTTGATGGTGTAGGGGTAGTCAGCAAGTTGCAACAAGATGCCCGCTCTATTTATATTGAAATTGAGATACCAAAAGAGTTGGCGCACTATACGGCGACCAAGGGCTCAATTACTCTCGATGGCATCAGCCTGACTACGAACTTGGTACGTGACAATATTGTCAGTCTAAATATTATCCCTCATACGGCAAAAGTAACTAATATTGCACAGCATTGGTTGGTGGGCGACAAAGTCAATGTCGAGGTGGATATCGTGGCGCGTTATTTAGAGCGTTTATTAACCAAAACTTCAAATACTACTATGAACAGCTCTTCACCATCGAGCGCTATTACCGAGAGCTTTTTGGCAGAAAATGGCTTTATGAAATAA
- the fmt gene encoding methionyl-tRNA formyltransferase, which translates to MNNTAKNLSNTVPSQALRVVFAGTPEFAATALEALIEQQEALNIEIVAVYSQPDRKAGRGQKLTASAVKQVALNAAIPVEQPATFKKSSTEGIAARQTLRTYHPDVMIVAAYGLILPIGVLNIPTHGCLNIHASLLPRWRGAAPIHRALLAGDTETGITIMQMDKGLDTGDMLYKVKCAIESDDTAASLHDKLADLGASAIATVLQDLPSYQAKAVKQNNHEANYAEKLVKSEGEIDWTQPAAVIERQIRGLNPWPGAYTFLDGQRVKVLASMPVNETQPTVKPAGTVISVGRKAILVACGKADNSDTHIYTEASTLRITQLQFAGGKPVSAEQVCHGNQLDDGDKFTSEPG; encoded by the coding sequence ATGAATAATACCGCAAAAAACTTATCTAATACCGTCCCATCTCAGGCATTGCGCGTAGTATTTGCTGGTACACCCGAATTTGCTGCTACGGCGCTTGAAGCGCTCATTGAGCAGCAAGAGGCGCTCAATATAGAGATTGTCGCCGTTTATAGCCAGCCTGATCGCAAGGCCGGTCGTGGTCAAAAGCTAACCGCCTCCGCAGTCAAGCAGGTCGCACTCAACGCTGCTATCCCTGTTGAGCAGCCCGCTACTTTCAAAAAGTCGAGCACTGAGGGCATTGCAGCGCGGCAAACCTTACGTACCTACCATCCTGATGTGATGATTGTCGCTGCTTACGGGCTGATTTTGCCGATTGGAGTGTTAAACATACCTACACATGGCTGCTTAAATATTCACGCCTCACTATTGCCGCGCTGGCGTGGAGCGGCGCCTATTCATCGTGCGCTGCTCGCTGGTGATACTGAGACCGGCATTACCATTATGCAGATGGATAAAGGGCTGGATACTGGCGATATGCTTTATAAAGTTAAATGTGCTATTGAGAGTGACGATACTGCCGCCAGTTTACACGATAAGCTTGCCGATCTGGGCGCATCAGCCATCGCTACGGTACTGCAAGATTTGCCCAGCTATCAAGCAAAGGCGGTTAAGCAAAATAACCATGAAGCTAATTATGCTGAAAAGTTGGTAAAATCCGAAGGCGAGATTGATTGGACGCAGCCCGCTGCAGTCATTGAACGTCAAATTCGTGGTTTGAATCCATGGCCGGGTGCTTATACCTTTTTGGATGGTCAACGAGTCAAGGTTTTAGCCAGTATGCCGGTTAATGAGACCCAGCCAACCGTCAAACCTGCTGGCACCGTCATCAGCGTTGGACGCAAGGCGATTCTTGTCGCTTGTGGCAAGGCCGATAATAGCGACACTCATATTTATACTGAGGCCAGTACTTTACGGATAACTCAATTGCAATTTGCAGGTGGCAAGCCGGTGAGCGCCGAACAGGTTTGTCATGGTAATCAGCTTGATGATGGTGATAAGTTTACTAGCGAGCCTGGCTAA
- a CDS encoding hybrid sensor histidine kinase/response regulator, which yields MQQFQSLIRLLFFYTLTLLIMLFLYYSMLFNELKNHSQHHTVMIFESLQHEITEHITPSNDELEEILTKPFMQDVSYQLILMLPSGQTYIHRHTQPYEATFNTVAFPTLSLPSSNISAYEINSRNLKGVIKLESGHQLYVVLRHQTTPINWISYQYWLPVMTAIFLFILALLYMLKRRTNWEQLLQYTEQLTTSSKKTYAPLPLTKENATSEFMRLGHALSRVSYQLHYDYRRVQTLMHRLERLVDQSPLPMLMVMRQGQVSFFNKRFEQVFATSFQKGNQYLLTDFVMGSDKSTQQLLQNLSTQRVTRTLLVKNIVNQQTYQLHMTPWFGEHGQVHGFTVLINNIDEFRRQIDTMQLQIHGLQMQINEFAKLRSIIGHELRTPLNAIIGTLDLIEPHTSFTEQQELITTLKQSSYSMLTMLNDMLDMAKIEAGKTSIANESADIYKITQQVSDLMVGSARRHEIELLYFFTPDCPRYITTDANRLRQILLNLMDNAIKFTHSGYVALLIEPVSKNNVEHQWIRFKIKDTGIGIDKNEQQHLFSYFNQANAQIGKNFGGTGLGLAISNSFAQLLGGFIELESDGHTGSTFSLYLPCRQPIYQPVYHFRDSLARLHLTAILYNTLCVGFFEQLCSYLSISANIYHANDMPPIEQIKAELTNSAGKLVPVLLIDQKYHDNITQSNDNNAHAFDDLLTSSTVPKLLLSMKTERSIPFTFLKHFDGFLNKPLDVTLLLSELIRLTQPLNAVEEDKSSAIDEEDRVEHNKIESTPQNHAESLTVKPLVLIVDDNKTNQTITSKLLSKLGYPSIVANDGQQALEKLKLQRAQIALILMDYRMPVMDGLQATKIIRAQGDDIPIVALTANNTAEDYDAGMAAGMNTFLEKPINKDQLGRILQQFMTYN from the coding sequence ATGCAACAGTTTCAGTCATTAATACGTTTGCTCTTCTTTTATACATTGACGTTACTGATCATGTTGTTCCTATACTATTCTATGCTATTTAATGAGCTTAAAAATCATAGCCAACATCATACGGTTATGATTTTTGAATCACTGCAACACGAGATTACGGAGCATATAACGCCGAGCAATGATGAGCTTGAAGAGATATTAACCAAGCCATTTATGCAAGATGTCAGTTATCAGTTGATTCTGATGTTACCTTCTGGACAGACTTATATCCATCGCCATACCCAACCTTATGAAGCGACCTTTAATACCGTTGCCTTTCCTACATTATCCTTACCTTCTAGTAATATCAGTGCTTACGAGATAAATAGCCGCAACCTTAAAGGGGTTATTAAATTAGAGAGCGGTCATCAATTATACGTAGTGCTACGCCATCAAACGACTCCTATAAACTGGATATCTTACCAATATTGGCTCCCGGTTATGACCGCTATATTTTTGTTTATACTCGCTTTACTGTATATGCTTAAACGCCGGACAAACTGGGAACAGCTGCTACAATATACTGAGCAATTAACCACTTCATCTAAAAAAACATACGCCCCTTTACCTCTAACCAAAGAAAACGCCACCTCTGAGTTTATGCGCTTAGGCCACGCCTTGAGCCGAGTAAGCTATCAGCTGCACTATGACTATCGGCGAGTACAAACGCTAATGCATCGACTAGAACGGCTGGTAGATCAGTCGCCTCTACCGATGTTAATGGTTATGCGTCAGGGCCAGGTCAGTTTTTTTAATAAGCGCTTTGAGCAAGTCTTTGCTACTTCCTTTCAAAAGGGCAATCAATATCTATTGACTGATTTTGTTATGGGTAGTGATAAGTCAACCCAGCAGCTACTACAAAACCTATCCACACAGCGTGTAACCCGCACTTTATTGGTAAAAAACATTGTAAACCAGCAAACCTATCAGCTCCATATGACCCCTTGGTTCGGTGAGCATGGTCAGGTTCATGGCTTTACGGTTTTAATCAATAATATAGATGAGTTTAGGCGTCAAATCGATACTATGCAGCTACAGATTCATGGCTTACAAATGCAGATTAATGAGTTTGCTAAGCTGAGATCTATTATCGGCCATGAGCTTCGCACTCCACTGAACGCTATCATAGGTACACTTGATCTTATAGAGCCGCATACCTCATTTACAGAACAACAAGAGTTAATAACTACGCTAAAACAGTCCAGTTATTCGATGTTAACTATGCTGAATGACATGTTGGATATGGCGAAAATAGAAGCCGGCAAAACCTCTATTGCTAATGAGTCAGCAGATATTTATAAAATTACTCAGCAAGTCAGTGACTTAATGGTCGGTAGCGCCCGCAGGCATGAGATTGAGCTATTATACTTTTTCACCCCTGATTGTCCTCGTTATATCACTACCGATGCCAATAGATTACGTCAAATCCTACTTAATTTGATGGATAATGCGATTAAGTTTACTCACTCAGGCTATGTGGCACTATTGATTGAACCGGTCTCTAAAAACAATGTCGAGCACCAATGGATCCGTTTTAAAATTAAAGATACGGGCATCGGTATCGATAAAAATGAGCAGCAGCATTTATTTTCTTATTTCAATCAGGCTAACGCTCAAATAGGTAAAAACTTCGGTGGAACCGGGCTTGGATTGGCTATTTCTAATAGTTTTGCACAGCTATTAGGCGGTTTTATTGAGCTTGAAAGTGACGGTCATACAGGCAGTACATTTAGTCTTTATTTACCGTGCCGCCAGCCCATTTATCAGCCGGTATATCATTTCCGCGATAGTTTGGCGCGCCTTCATCTGACTGCAATACTATACAATACTTTGTGTGTAGGATTCTTCGAGCAACTGTGCTCTTACCTATCGATCAGTGCCAATATTTATCATGCTAACGATATGCCACCTATTGAACAGATTAAAGCTGAGCTAACAAATTCTGCTGGAAAACTGGTGCCTGTATTACTAATAGACCAAAAGTATCATGATAATATCACTCAGAGTAATGACAATAATGCGCACGCCTTTGATGACTTATTAACCTCGTCGACGGTCCCTAAGTTATTACTGAGTATGAAAACTGAACGCAGTATTCCTTTTACTTTCTTAAAGCATTTTGATGGGTTTTTGAATAAACCTTTAGATGTTACTTTACTATTATCAGAGCTGATACGTCTAACTCAGCCCTTAAATGCAGTAGAGGAAGATAAAAGTAGCGCTATCGATGAGGAAGATAGAGTAGAGCACAATAAAATAGAATCAACTCCCCAAAATCATGCTGAATCATTAACTGTAAAACCTTTAGTGTTAATCGTCGACGATAATAAAACCAATCAAACCATTACCAGCAAGCTCCTTAGCAAGCTTGGCTATCCGAGTATAGTGGCTAATGATGGTCAGCAGGCTCTAGAGAAGCTAAAGTTGCAACGGGCACAGATTGCACTTATTTTGATGGATTATCGGATGCCAGTAATGGATGGCTTACAAGCTACTAAAATCATTCGAGCGCAAGGCGATGATATTCCTATTGTGGCTCTTACAGCGAATAATACAGCAGAAGATTACGACGCTGGTATGGCTGCCGGTATGAATACCTTTTTAGAAAAACCTATCAATAAAGACCAGTTAGGTAGGATTTTGCAGCAGTTTATGACTTATAACTAG